In Chloroflexota bacterium, the sequence CTTGGCTACGACTGGCAACCCCTGCCCAAATTCATGAGTCCGGCGCGCACGAAGCATTTCGACTGCGGCGCAAAGTGCATGTTAGGCTGTCGTTGCGGCGCAAAGTGGAACGCGGCGGAGTGGGTGGATGAGGCGACGGCCACCGGCTGTTGCGAGTTCATCGCCGAAGCACGGGTGGACGAACTGATCGTTGAGAATAGAAAAGTGGTTGGGGTGCGAGGGAGAATTAGAGATAAGAGATTGGAGATTGTGGCCCCGATCGTCGTTTTGGCCGCCGGTGGCATTGGGTCGCCGCTCCTCCTCAAACGCGCCGGACTGAGTCGCGCCGGTCAGGGAATCGGCATGGACACGACGGTGATGGTCTACGGCGCGTCGCGCTTCGCAGGCAACGGCAACGAGCCGCCGATGACTTACGAGTGGGCGAACGATGAAGTGGGATACTTGCTCAGCACCCTGATTGACCCCTGGCTCAACTACCCGATTGTGATGGCGTTGAAAGGGCCGGGCGCGCTCGCCACCTGGCCGCGCTGGAATCACACTCTCGGAATCATGATCAAACTCAAAGATGATATTTCGGGTGTCGTCGAGTCCGAACGCAATATCAGCAAGCCGTTCACGGCCAATGACCGGAAGAAGCTCGACCACGCCTCGGCAGTTGCCAAACAGATTCTCGTCAAGGCCGGGGCCGACCCCGAGTCACTCCTCATGACTCCCCTGCGCGGCACGCACCCCTGCGCCACCGTCCGCATCGGCCCCGAAGGGGTGCTCGACCAGAACTTGCAGACCGAAATTGAGAACTTGTACGTCTGCGACGCCAGCGCCTTCCCCGAATCGCTTGCCCGACCGACGGTGCTGACGATTATTGGGTTGGGGAAGAGGTTGGTGGAGCATCTGCTGAGAGAAGAGGGCCACTGATCGCTTCGAATGATCGTAACTGCTCACGGGCTTCTATTAGAACGCTGATAAACGCGGACGCTTTGTGCGCTGATCGTCGCTGATTTTTTCAAAAATATCTGCGCGCTTCGCGTCTGCGTTCCAATAAAGTTTTTCGTGAAGCGTGACTTCGGCGTTCTCAAAACTAATTATCTTGCCGACTGCTCTCATGTTAGAATCCGACTCCAATGCGCGTCGCCCACCTCTCCCTCACCAACTTCCGCAACTACACCCGCCTCGAGGCCGATCTTCCCGCCGGGCCGCTCATCCTGATAGGCAACAACGCGCAAGGCAAGACCAGCTTACTTGAGGCCATCTATTATCTTGCCACCGCCAGTTCGCCGCACGCCACCACCGACCGCCAACTGATCCACTGGCTGGCCCTGCGCAACGACCCGCGCCCCTTCTTCAAGATTGTAGCCGAAGTTCACACCGCGCGCGAAATTCGCCGGGTGGATATTCGCCTTGAAGTTGAGGATGTGGGCGCGGCCCGCGAGCAACGCTTGAAGAAGACGGTGCTCATCAACGGCCTCAAGCGGCGGGCCGGCGACCTGCACGGCGCGGTCAACGTGGTGCTGTTCCTGCCGCAGGACATGGCCTTAGTGGAAGGCTCCCCCGGCGACCGGCGGCGATACCTGGATTCCACGCTCTGCCAGGTTGATCCGGTTTATGCGCTGGCGCTGGGCGAGTACGGAAAAATCCTTTCGCAGAGAAACGCCCTGCTCAAGCAACTGCAAGAGCGCAACGGAAATAGCAACGGCGTCGAGTTGGAGTTTTGGGATGGGGAGCTTTGTCGTCATGGGGCAACATTGATCGCGGCCCGGGCGCGGGCGCTGGAAGAAATTGGGCGCTTCGCCGCTTCCATTCATCGCGAGTTGACCGAGGGCGCAGAGCACTTGCGGCTGGCCTATCAACCGGCCTTCGACCCGCTGGCCGACGACACCCCTCAAATTGGCCTCGGCCTCGACGTGCCGGTCACGCGCTCCGGCGTCGGCCCGGAGTCCATCGCCCAAAGTTTGCGCGAGAAGCTGGAGGCTACGCGGCGGCAGGAGATCGAGCGCGGCATGACGCTCACCGGCCCGCACCGCGACGACGTGCGTTTTCTCGCCAGCGGCATTGACCTCGGCATCTACGGCTCGCGCGGGCAGGGGCGCACGGCGGTGCTTGCGCTCAAACTGGCCGAGCTGGCGTGGATGACCGACAAAGCCGGCGAGCCGCCTATCCTTCTGCTCGACGAAGTGCTGGCCGAGCTTGACCCGCAGCGGCGGCGCGACCTGCTCAAGCGACTCGGCGGCGTGGAGCAGTCGGTGATGACGACGACCGATTTGAATTTGTTCGAGCCGGAGTTTGTGGGGACGGTTGAAAAGTGGCGGGTGGTGAGCGGAACGATCCAGAATAACCAATAACGAATATCGTTAGTAGTTATTGGTTATTTCAACGGCTCCTTACCCGGCACTCCCGCCCGGCGCGGATACTTCCCCGGTGTGGCCGCCACTTTATCAAAGACGACCAGGTAGCGCGGCTCGACCACGCCCGGCAGTTCAACCGACGTGATCTGAGCCAGGCTCCCGCCCAAAATTTTCGCCGCCCGCTCTGCACCGTGAGTCTCGGCCGGGGCGCTTTCCCCTTTTTGCGCCAGCGCCTTGCCGCCCATCTTCACCAGCGGCAATAAATACTCCAGCAAGATCGGCATTTCGGCCACTGCCCGCGCGGCGGCCCAATCGTATTTTTCGCGGTGTGCCCCATCCTGCCCGACTTCCTCGGCCCGGCCCTTGATCACCATCACGTCCTTCAACTCCAACCTGCCGACGACGTGCTCGAGAAACGTCACCTTCTTGCCCACCGACTCCACCAGCGTCAGCTTCAACTCCGGGCAAATGATCTTCAGCGGCAGGCCGGGGAAACCGGCCCCGGTGCCGATGTCAATCAGCGAAGCGCGTGTTGCATATTGCGTATTGCGTATTGCCAGAAGACACGACAGCGAATCGGCGAAGTGTTTGATTTCAACGTCCGCCGGGCTTTTGATGGCGGTAAGGTTGAACTTCTCGTTCCATTCGGCAAGTTCGGCGGCGTAAATGCGAAAGGCGGCGAGTTGGGCGGGGGTAAGGTCGAGACCAAGCAGTTGTTTGACGGCAGAGGAGAGACGGTTCATTGGTGGAAATTATAACTGGAGTAAGCCGCAATTGATCACTAATCATCCCAACCACCCGCCCAAAAAAGATGACGGGCGTTTCCTGTAAACCTCTGCAACACGCCCTTGCGCAAAAACGTTTACAATTGGCGCACGGGCGTGTTTTGTTTTCTGCTTCCTGCTCTTACCTCCATGCGTCGCCGTCTCTTTCTCTCCTCGTTTGCACTATTGCTTGTGCTCGTCTCACTGATCACGCACTCACTGTTCACCGATTTACCCTCCCTCGACCGCCTCACCGAAGCCCTCACCGTCCCCTCCACCAAAATTCTCGCCCGCGACGGGCGACTGCTCTACGAAATCACCGACCCGGCCGGAGTGCGCCACACCACCCTGCCACTCGACGAAATTCCGCTTGCCTGCCAGCAAGCCACCGTCGCCGTCGAAGACGCCAGCTTCTACACCAACCCCGGCGTGGACATCGTCGGCATCGTTCGCGCCCTGTGGATCAACATCCAGGGCGGTGAGGTGCTGGCCGGCGGCTCCACCATCACCCAGCAGGTGGCCCGCAACATGTTGCTCGATCCGCAGGAGCGCGCCGAGCGCACCCTCCTCCGCAAAATGCGCGAGAGCATCCTCGCCTGGCGGCTGTCGCAGGCTTACACCAAAGACCAAACCCTCGAACTCTACCTCAACCAGACTTACTACGGCTACCTTGCCTACGGCCTCGACTCTGCCGCTCAAGCCTACTTCGGCAAGAGCGCCCGCGACCTCGACCTGGCCGAGTGCGCCCTGCTGGCCGGCCTGCCGCAAGCGCCCGCCCTCTTCGACCCGCTCACCGACCCGCAGGCCGCCGACGACAAGCAGATCATTGTGCTCGACCTCATGGTCAAGAACAACTTCATCGCCGAAGACGAAGCCAAACTTGCCAAAGACGAAGTCCTGCAATTCGCGCCCTCGCCTTTTCCGATCACCGCCCCGCATTTTATCTTTTACGTCTGGAGTCAGCTTGAAGCGACTTACCCGCCCGACGTTTTGTACTCAGGGTTGACCGTCACCACCACCCTCGACCTTGATCTCACCATCACCGCCGAGCAAATCATCACCCGCCGGCTCCAATTGTTGGCCGACTCCAGCGAAGTCCCGGGGAGCGTCACCGACGCCGCCCTTGTCGCCCTGGATCCTCACACCGGCCAAATCTTAGCAATGGTCGGCTCCCCCGACTACTTCAACGCCGAAATCTCCGGCGCGATCAACATGGCCGTCGCCCCCCGCCAGCCCGGCTCGGCCATCAAACCCATCACCTACGCCGCCGCGTTTGATCCGGCCCTGTGCTCCCAATTACCAATAACTAATAACCAATTACAAAATTCTGGCAATTCGTTATTAGTTACTGGTTATTGCCCCTGGACTCCCGCCACCCTCATCCTCGACGTGCGCACTGCCTTCGTCACCAAAGAAGGTTTTTCGTACGTCCCGCAAAACTACGACCGCAACTTTCACGGGCCGGTGCTGGCCCGCGAGGCGCTAGGCGGCTCACTCAACATTCCGGCAGTCAAGGCGCTTGATCACATTGGCATCAACAACATGCTGGCCCTGGCCGGCAAGATGGGCCTGACGACGCTCTCGGATGCGGATCGTTTCGGCCTGGCCCTCACCCTCGGCGGCGGCGAAGTCCGCCTGGTTGACCTCACCTCCGCCTTCGGCGTCTTCGCAACCGGCGGCAATTACCAATTACCAATTACTATTCTCAAAATTACTGACGCAGAGAACAACATTGTTTACCAATGGCAACCCCGCCCCGCCGAGCGCGTTCTTGACGAGCGCGTGGCCTACCTCATCACCGACATCCTCTCCGACAACAACGCCCGCCTCGCCACCTTCGGCCCGAACAGCATCCTGCAAATTGGCCGCCCGGCCGCCGTCAAAACCGGAACCACCACCGATTTCCGCGACAACTGGACGGTGGGCTACACGCCCGAACTCGCCATCGGCGCCTGGGTGGGCAACGCCGACAACAGTCCAATGGTCAACATCAGTGGCGTTGCCGGGGCAGGGCCGATCTGGCACGACTTCATGCGCGCCGCCCTCACCGGCAAGCCCGAAACGCCATTCGCCGAGCCGCCCGGCCTCGTCCGCGTCGAAGTCTGCGCCCTCTCCGGCCTGTTGCCAACCGACTACTGCCCGCTCCGCAAAGTTGATCTTTTCATTGACGGGACTCAACCGACTCAACCCGACACCTTCTACCAACCCTTCCAAATTGACGCCGCCACCGGCGGTTTAGCCGACGAGAACACCCCGCCCGAACGCATCGCTACTCAAGTCTTCCTCGTTCTCCCACCCGAAGCCCAGGAATGGGCGCGGCAAAAAGGCTTGCCGCAAATCCCAAATCCCAATTTCCAAAATCCCAACTCTAACTCCCAACTCCTCACTCTAACTTCGCCCGACGACTCCACCCTCTACGCCATCTCGCCTCGCCTGCCTCTGGCAAGCCAGCAGATCGTCTTCAGCGCCGTGAGCGGTGAGGCGATGAAAGGAGTCTCGTTTGTGCTGGACGGGCAAGTCGTGGCAACGCTGACCGAGTCGCCCTATCAACACTTCTGGCAACTCGCGCCGGGGCGGCACACCCTGGAGGCGGCGGGGGTGACGGTGAGCGGGGAAACACTGAGAAGCGAACCGATCACGTTTGTCGTGAATCCCTGACTTCCCAATGATACAATCCTCGCGTGTCGCGCCTCGTCC encodes:
- a CDS encoding GMC family oxidoreductase; this translates as MKKEGDVIVIGSGPGGATMARGLARAGKRVLLLERGKDWRRSPLYGTYPGALMYADRNALLFTREGLNIIRPLMAGGATSMYCGCAAPPPAWFKDKYKIDLDKYVTETIDELKIAPLPPELRGTASTRLADSANALGYDWQPLPKFMSPARTKHFDCGAKCMLGCRCGAKWNAAEWVDEATATGCCEFIAEARVDELIVENRKVVGVRGRIRDKRLEIVAPIVVLAAGGIGSPLLLKRAGLSRAGQGIGMDTTVMVYGASRFAGNGNEPPMTYEWANDEVGYLLSTLIDPWLNYPIVMALKGPGALATWPRWNHTLGIMIKLKDDISGVVESERNISKPFTANDRKKLDHASAVAKQILVKAGADPESLLMTPLRGTHPCATVRIGPEGVLDQNLQTEIENLYVCDASAFPESLARPTVLTIIGLGKRLVEHLLREEGH
- the recF gene encoding DNA replication/repair protein RecF, producing the protein MRVAHLSLTNFRNYTRLEADLPAGPLILIGNNAQGKTSLLEAIYYLATASSPHATTDRQLIHWLALRNDPRPFFKIVAEVHTAREIRRVDIRLEVEDVGAAREQRLKKTVLINGLKRRAGDLHGAVNVVLFLPQDMALVEGSPGDRRRYLDSTLCQVDPVYALALGEYGKILSQRNALLKQLQERNGNSNGVELEFWDGELCRHGATLIAARARALEEIGRFAASIHRELTEGAEHLRLAYQPAFDPLADDTPQIGLGLDVPVTRSGVGPESIAQSLREKLEATRRQEIERGMTLTGPHRDDVRFLASGIDLGIYGSRGQGRTAVLALKLAELAWMTDKAGEPPILLLDEVLAELDPQRRRDLLKRLGGVEQSVMTTTDLNLFEPEFVGTVEKWRVVSGTIQNNQ
- the rsmG gene encoding 16S rRNA (guanine(527)-N(7))-methyltransferase RsmG translates to MNRLSSAVKQLLGLDLTPAQLAAFRIYAAELAEWNEKFNLTAIKSPADVEIKHFADSLSCLLAIRNTQYATRASLIDIGTGAGFPGLPLKIICPELKLTLVESVGKKVTFLEHVVGRLELKDVMVIKGRAEEVGQDGAHREKYDWAAARAVAEMPILLEYLLPLVKMGGKALAQKGESAPAETHGAERAAKILGGSLAQITSVELPGVVEPRYLVVFDKVAATPGKYPRRAGVPGKEPLK
- a CDS encoding transglycosylase domain-containing protein, producing the protein MRRRLFLSSFALLLVLVSLITHSLFTDLPSLDRLTEALTVPSTKILARDGRLLYEITDPAGVRHTTLPLDEIPLACQQATVAVEDASFYTNPGVDIVGIVRALWINIQGGEVLAGGSTITQQVARNMLLDPQERAERTLLRKMRESILAWRLSQAYTKDQTLELYLNQTYYGYLAYGLDSAAQAYFGKSARDLDLAECALLAGLPQAPALFDPLTDPQAADDKQIIVLDLMVKNNFIAEDEAKLAKDEVLQFAPSPFPITAPHFIFYVWSQLEATYPPDVLYSGLTVTTTLDLDLTITAEQIITRRLQLLADSSEVPGSVTDAALVALDPHTGQILAMVGSPDYFNAEISGAINMAVAPRQPGSAIKPITYAAAFDPALCSQLPITNNQLQNSGNSLLVTGYCPWTPATLILDVRTAFVTKEGFSYVPQNYDRNFHGPVLAREALGGSLNIPAVKALDHIGINNMLALAGKMGLTTLSDADRFGLALTLGGGEVRLVDLTSAFGVFATGGNYQLPITILKITDAENNIVYQWQPRPAERVLDERVAYLITDILSDNNARLATFGPNSILQIGRPAAVKTGTTTDFRDNWTVGYTPELAIGAWVGNADNSPMVNISGVAGAGPIWHDFMRAALTGKPETPFAEPPGLVRVEVCALSGLLPTDYCPLRKVDLFIDGTQPTQPDTFYQPFQIDAATGGLADENTPPERIATQVFLVLPPEAQEWARQKGLPQIPNPNFQNPNSNSQLLTLTSPDDSTLYAISPRLPLASQQIVFSAVSGEAMKGVSFVLDGQVVATLTESPYQHFWQLAPGRHTLEAAGVTVSGETLRSEPITFVVNP